Genomic window (Zymoseptoria tritici IPO323 chromosome 1, whole genome shotgun sequence):
GATAATACGACCAGCGGCAAGACGCTGCTTGACAtccaagaaggaagaaggctCGTCGAACATGTAGCTGAGATGATGATTAGTCTCGCGATCCAGTACCACCCTAGTACTGATTGAACTTACACATCGGCCTTTTGCACGCACACCATAGCGATGGCGAAACGCTGCAACTCTCCTCCGGACAGGAGATCAACATCACGATCCCAGACCTGCTTCAGCTCTGTAAGGTGTCAGTGACGTGCCAATGAGTCTCACGTCAATTCAGTCTCACTCACCCAGTGCTTCAGTAATCTCGTCCAGTCTCGCTTCATCAACTTGTGAGCGGTTGGTGATCTGGAAGCCAACAGAGCGATTTGCGCTCTTGATCGCTCGAGGAATCTGGTCCACGTATTGAGGCTTGGTCACAGCCTTGAGATCGTCCTCGAGAATCTTGGTGAAGTAGTCTGCCATGTGTCAGCACTTCCACTTATATCCAGTCTTATGCCCGCATATCTCTTACTCTGCAGCTCCGACCCTCTGTAGTACTTCAAGATTTCCTCCCAGTCTGGCGGGTTGTCATATCGTCCCAAATTTGGCTTCAGCTTGCCAGCCAGCATCTTCAACGCCGTACTCTTTCCGATACCGTTCGTTCCCACCAGTCCCAACACTTGTCCTGGTCTCGGCAGCGGCAGTCGGTGCAGCTTGAAGCTGTTGGCGCTGTAGCGGTGTGACACTTGAGTCTCGAGGTTGGTCGGCAAGTTGATAATGTTGATGGCGTCGAAAGGGCATTTCTTCGGGCAGATACCACATCCGATACAGAGGCGCTCAGAAATGAAGGCGATCTTGCTGGCGGCGTCGACTTCGATACAGAGCTTGCCGGATCGCACCACGGGACAGGACTTCTTGCACTCTTGACGACATTTCTTCGCTGTAAGACCGAACGTAAAAGTTAGCCACTGTGCAAAGCGTAGGAGCTGGGACCTGCTGCTATGGCTCAAGATCTTCCAAGATCAAGCTGCAGGCCGTCTGCGGTTCATGCGGTCACAACTTACGTTTGCACTTGTCAGAGTTGACGATGGCGATACTGGGGATTTGTTAGATCATGCGGCTTGTGTTGCGCTGTATGGAGAGGGCCACGCACCGAGTCAATTTGTCCGACATGTTGGCGGCAAGGTGTCGTCAACGGAGGTCGAATATTCGGTGTGGACTCGAAAGACAATGCCAACAAGGAGGACAGCGTGCGGAGGGGATCCTGGCAGGTCTTTGTCGCAAGACAACTCGGATATTGTTCGAGTCCTCGCTGGCTCCAGGAAGAAACAGACGGTGAGTGAGGTGCAGGCGCGGAGTGAAGTGGACGGGAGGAGTCAAAACTATTTCCGAGTTGCGTAAAACACCTCCACTGATTGGAAGATCAACTTTTGGTGGGGAGCATCGGGCTGAGGGGCACTCCGTCAATCGATGCCGATGGAAGGCCTGAGGCTCATATATTCTTTGCTGCAGGGTTTACAACATTATGGGCAATAAATTGAAATCGCGATTGGCCTTCGAATACATGAGTTTGAGGCAGCTCGCAGGCCGAAGTCGGTATGATAGTCCTCAGCTGAGCGCTACTGCCATTGAACAGTTCTTCTTCCCTGCCAACCTGCCTCAGAGAACTTGCCCGGCGACATTTCCGAGTTTTCGGCCTCCCTAGTCCTGGTCCTTGGCAGGCCGACTTGGACATCTGAAGCCGCATGCTCTGAACTCCATCTACTCTCTTCATACCACCCACCACTACCCACACACTCCTTACACATTGCTGCCAACGGGGCCTCATGAACCATGGCCTGTAAGTAATCAATTCTACTGCCGTTTTGTCCATTTCCACACAGGATACTCCGTCACCATCCCGATTTGGTGCGCACGAGGACGCTCATCGACCCGGCCTCATTTCGATATACATCATCATTGCGAACCCTGGGACGACTCCGAGACACCCAGAACGCGCTCTACGTACGAATTTCGACTCGCCGAAGGACTCTGGACCGTTCGATTGTCGCCGGGGTGCGCCTGCCACCATATACACGACCCATCTCGTAGTCCACCAAGAGCCAGGTCTCCATCTCGAATACGATAGTCAGTCTTCTACTGGCCATCACGGCTTCGTTTGAGCGGGGAACACGGTCGCGTGGATACTCTGGACGCACCTGCCAGATCGCAGCTCGTGGCGACAACCAAGGCCTGAGATATTGTGCTgacttcctcatcttcagcGGGGCCCGTACTCCTCCCCACACACTCTCACCCCTCGGACGAGATGTCAATAACCAATGGACACGCGTCGGAGGCCACTGCCGACTTGACAAGGCCATCGCTCCAGCCTTCTCGCAGCGAGAGCGATCTGTCCGACCTGAACGACATTCCCATGACCAATGCCTCATCACCACACGGAGACGAACCACCgtccgacgacgatgccatTCACGACATGGCAACTTCAGAattggaggaagatgaggatgcacctggtgaagaggacgaagactTTGACGCAGCTTCACCTACGCATGAGAGGGCGAATGGAATGGATCACGACAGATCATCGTCCGAAGCTGGGTCCAGACCAGGCAAGCGGAAGGCGGAagttgatgatgaagaatTGATGAAGCTGAATCCGGAGCTGTATGGCTTGCGTCGTAGTGTAAGGTCGATTTCATCCATCGCATCGATTCAGCCGCTGACATTGCTTCCAGGGCCGCGCCAGACCTAGCCGTCGAGTGGTACGTGCGCTCGCCATGTAAACATCGAGACACAGTACTGATAGTAAGCATAGGTCGATAGttccgacgaagatgaagacgacgagggcGCCGTTAACACCGGCAGACGGCGGAAACGTCAAAAGCTTGCCGCTGGCGGACCATGTATGTCACCCATCCCCAAATAATACGGTCCGCTTGCATTATGCTAACACGATACTTCAGCTTCAGCACGAGCCGATAGAGAGTCTTCACGTCAGGCTTCGTCACCAGCCTCAGAGTCGGAAGAGGGTGGTACATATGGCGGTCAGCGTGGCCGCACCTTCGCCAAAAAGCACCGACAAAAGATGCAAGCCATTGCCTCAGGGGGTGGGACACCGCAACTGAGCGAGGTTCGCTTCTCTACACGACGGGCGGCAAAAGTCGCGAACTACGATGAAGAGCAAGACCTGGGCAtcagcgaggaggacgacacCGAGACCGCAACACCACAATATTACTATGTCGAGGACGAATCACCCGCGATCGACCAGGTGCTGAACCACAGGCTCAAGGAGGGTGCTGGTGAGTCTTGTATTGCACACCTCAAAGCAGAGAACACTTCTGACCGAGCCGATGTAGATGCGAGCAATGGTGACAAGCACGACTATGAGTTTTATGTAAGTCCATCCGACCACCCCACCTGTCCTCCTCAGACACTGACCTTCCCGTCCGACAGATCAAGTGGCAAGGTCAAGCACATTACCATGCCACATGGCATCCATGGGCCGAGCTATCGTCATACAAAGGCTTCCGCCGCCTCGAAAACTACTTCCGAAAAATCGTCAAGATCGAGATTCAATTGGCGACCGACCCCGACATCGCCGCCGAGGACAGAGAGAAATGGAACCTCGATCGGGAAGCATATCTCGACTCTCTGGTGGACTACAAGAAGGTGGAGCGTGTCATTGGTGCAAGAGATGGCGAAACAGAGAAAGAATACTACGTGAAGTGGAAGGGTCTATACTACGACTCGTGCACTTGGGAGACTGCGACGCTCGTCGCTCAGGAAGCGCAACACCAGATCGATCGATATCTCGACCGCTCGGCGAAGCTCCCGGTATCGGACAAGAATGAGCAGAACGTCAACACGCGGTCGTCGTACAAGCCATTCAGGACACAACCGGCCTACATCAAGGGTGGCGACCTTCGAGAATTTCAGATTCACGGCGTCAACTTCCTGGCGCATCACTGGTGCAAGGGAAACAATGtcatcctcgccgacgagatGGGACTTGGCAAGACAGTCCAGACCGTGTCCTTCATGAATTGGCTACGAAACGATCGTCGACAAAATGGTCCCTTCATTGTCGTTGTACCTCTGTCAACCATGCCTGCGTGGGCCGACACCTTCGATCTGTGGACGCCGGACATCAACTACGTGGTCTACAATGGCAACGAAGCCGCTCGCAAGATCATTCGAGATCACGAGTTGCTGGTCGATGGCAATCCCAAGAAAGTCAAGTTCAACGTCCTGCTCACGACTTACGAGTACATCCTCGTCGACTCCGGCTTCTTGTCACAGCTGAAATGGCAATTCATGGCTGTGGACGAGGCTCATCGATTGAAGAACCGCGAGTCGCAGCTGTATGCGAAGCTCATGGATTTTGGCGCACCGAGTCGGCTCCTCATCACCGGCACGCCCATGCAAAATACCCTTAGTGAGCTGTCTGCGCTCATGGACTTCCTCATGCCCGGCAAGATCTTCGTCGACGACCAACTGGACTTGACCTCGGAGCATGCTAGCACGAAGCTTGCTGAACTCACCGACGCCATCTCCCCGTACATGATCCGACGCACGAAGCAAAAGGTGGAGAACGACCTGCCGCCTAAGACCGAGAAGATCATTCGTGTCGAGCTGTCCGATGTGCAGCTTGAGTACTACAAGAACATTCTCACCCGGAATTACGCTGCGCTCAATGCTGGTAACAAGGCTGGCAAGACGTCGCTGCTCAACATCATGATGGAATTGAAGAAGGCCAGCAATCATCCGTTCATGTTCCCGAATGCAGAAGACAGGATTCTGGCTGGCAGTGACGCCCGCGACGACCAGCTCAAGGCACTGATTACATCAAGTGGCAAGATGATGCTTCTCGATCAGCTTCTCACAAAGATGAAGCGAGATGGCCACCGTGTGCTTATCTTCAGTCAAATGGTGAAGATGCTTGATATCCTCGGCGACTACCTGCAACTTCGTGGGCATCAGTTTCAGAGACTGGACGGCACAATCGCTGCAGGACCTCGACGAATGGCCATCGACCACTTCAACGCAAAAGACAGCCAAGATTTCTGCTTTCTGCTCTCGACTCGCGCTGGTGGGCTCGGTATCAACTTGATGACTGCCGATACTGTCATCATCTTCGATTCCGACTGGAACCCACAGGCCGATCTGCAGGCCATGGCCCGAGCACATCGCATTGGTCAGAAGAAGCCCGTCACCATCTACCGACTCGTCTCCAAGGACactgttgaagaagaagtgcTCGAGCGCGCTCGCAACAAGCTGATGTTGGAGTTTATTACCATTCAGCGAGGTGTGACTGACAAAGATGCTCGCGAGCTCGGTGATCGAATGGCCAAGGTCGGTGCTAGCACTTCCGAACCGACGTCTTCCGACGACATCTCGCGCATCTTGAAGCGACGTGGTCAGAAGATGTTTGAGCAGACTGGCAATCAGCGCAAGCTGGAAGAGTTGGATATCGATGCAGTTCTCGAGAACGCCGAAGAGCATCAGACCGAGCAGCCGCAAGGCATGACAACCGATGGTGGCGAGGAGTTCCTGCGCAGTTTCGAGTACACCGACGTCAAGATCGACCTCGAATGGGATGAGATCATTCCCAAGCATGAGCTCGACAAGATCAAGGAAGCCGATCGCAAGAAGCAGGAGGAAGCCTACCTTGCTTCTGTCATCGAGGACAGCCAGCCGCGTAAGCGCAAGGCACCCGGCGAAGATGGGCGTGATCAAAgagctgcgaagaagcgcgCAAGAGATCTCAACGCGAACGCTGATATTGACAACGACTCTGGCGACGATGATTCGGACCATGGCAGCGATCCTAAGCGGGCGCTTGGCGAGAAGGAGTGCCGCCACCTCATCCGCGCGTACGAACGGTTCGGGTCTATCGACGAGAAGCAGGATGAAATCATCAAAGAAGCTCGCCTCGTCGGCCGCGATGTCGATGTGGTGCGTGACACCCTCAAGGAGATCATCGATACTGCCATCCGGCTGCAGAAGGAGCAGGCTGATCAGCTTGCCGAGATCGAACGGACTACGAACAAGCCCATCACGAAGAAAGAGCGCAAAGCTGTTCTTTTCGACTTCCGCGGTGTGAAGCGTCTGAACGCTCAGACATTGACTGATCGAcccgaggagatgaagatggtGCGAGATTGCGTCGACCAGACTCCTGATTGGAGAACATTTCGTGTGCCCGAAGCCCAGAAGCCTGCATCGTACACCGCAGAGTGGGGTGCGAAGGAGGATGGTATGCTCTGTGTTGGTATCGCAAGGCATGGGTACGGCGCATGGATCCCCATCCGAGACGATCCCGATCTCGGATTGACTGAGAAGTTCTACCTTGAAGAACACCGTGTGGGAGCTAAGGAAGCGCGCAGTACCGGTGGCGACGAAGTCAAGCAGGCCAAGTCTCCTGGTGCTGTTCACCTTGTGCGACGTGCGAACTACCTCATCAGTGTTCTCAAGGACAAGCTCAGCAACGGCACCAACCAGGCGGCTAAGCGGGCACTCGAGAACCATCACCGGAACAACCGCAAGCATCTGGGTCAAGGTCGCATATCCACGCCGGGACACGCCGGCAGTCCAGGACCTTCCGGTCACCGCAAGAGTCACGCTGGCGATAGTAGGATGCACCAGTCGGACATTCGCAACAGCTTGAAGCATGGCTCTCCCAATGGACACCTTAGAAGGGATGACCGGAAACCGCGCTACAGCGAGGAGCGCAGGACAGGCCACCATCGCAATCACAGCTCACCCATGAACGGCGCCTCCAGGACTATGTCCGAGGCCGACCAGCGTGTCCGCAAGATCATGGAGCCCATTCAAAGCACCCTCATCAAGGTCTCCGGCGCtaccaagaagaagatgcctGAAGACGATGCGCGTTTGAAGATGATCAAGATGGGACTCGTGGCTATCGGCAACCACATCACGACGCAGGTCCAGAACAATGGCCAAGCGAGCTTCGAAGACAAGCTCTGGGACTACGTTTCGGAGCATCATTGGCCACAGTCCAAGTCGAGCGACAAGCGTGTCTCTGGTCACAAGCTTCGCGATATGTATAAGAAGATCTCTGGCAAGGACAATGCCGCGGCGGCTTCCAAGACGAGTCCGACCAAGCCACGTCCTGCTGCTACTGAGGCTGGAGCTTCAAAGCCGGCTTCCAATGGCACGACTCCGGCTGTGAAGACAGAAGCTGTCAAGGTCGAGCCGACGACGGCCGAGTTGCCGAAGGAAGAGTCTGTCAAGGACGAAGTGCCTGTGAAAGCCATCGAGACGAAATCGGCGAACGAACGGCCAAGCAAGCTCGAAGACGTCAAGACGGAGTTAAAGCCAATCGAGCCGCCGGTCGAAGAGAAGGCATTCGCACAGGAATCAGCACCCAAAGACGAGGCGCAGAACGGCGAGACAAAGCCGGAGGTCAAGCCCGAGGCTTTGCCGGAGGTTGCTGCGCGATAGAAGGGACGTCCTGGGCTGAAGCAGTCATGATGGAAGAATACAAGCTATGTGGGCATCACATGTACGAGAGCCGTACGGCGGATTAATGAGGAGTCGATCACAGCATGAAGAAGATGTTCTAACGCATACGATACACAATCAATGGCGCACAAAATATTCTTCGATTCATCGTTACCAGCGTTTGCATTACATGGAGACGACAGACGGGTCGTGGGCAAGGAGAGACGACGTCGGCGAACGCGTCTCGGTCCATTCTTCCAAAGGCGTTTTCTGTGGGGTCCGCTGGGTTTCTCCAGCAAGAAAAGAAACAGGTGAAGAGCTTGTACACCATGAGAGGCAATTGCAGCAGGAGACGAGATGGATGTGGGAGTGGCGGAATGGTTACT
Coding sequences:
- a CDS encoding SNF2 family DNA-dependent chromodomain-containing ATPase (Putative homolog of Saccharomyces cerevisiae CHD1, a chomodomain and helicase domain nucleosome remodeling factor that functions in regulation of transcription elongation), yielding MATSELEEDEDAPGEEDEDFDAASPTHERANGMDHDRSSSEAGSRPGKRKAEVDDEELMKLNPELYGLRRSGRARPSRRVVRALAISDEDEDDEGAVNTGRRRKRQKLAAGGPSRADRESSRQASSPASESEEGGTYGGQRGRTFAKKHRQKMQAIASGGGTPQLSEVRFSTRRAAKVANYDEEQDLGISEEDDTETATPQYYYVEDESPAIDQVLNHRLKEGAADVDASNGDKHDYEFYIKWQGQAHYHATWHPWAELSSYKGFRRLENYFRKIVKIEIQLATDPDIAAEDREKWNLDREAYLDSLVDYKKVERVIGARDGETEKEYYVKWKGLYYDSCTWETATLVAQEAQHQIDRYLDRSAKLPVSDKNEQNVNTRSSYKPFRTQPAYIKGGDLREFQIHGVNFLAHHWCKGNNVILADEMGLGKTVQTVSFMNWLRNDRRQNGPFIVVVPLSTMPAWADTFDLWTPDINYVVYNGNEAARKIIRDHELLVDGNPKKVKFNVLLTTYEYILVDSGFLSQLKWQFMAVDEAHRLKNRESQLYAKLMDFGAPSRLLITGTPMQNTLSELSALMDFLMPGKIFVDDQLDLTSEHASTKLAELTDAISPYMIRRTKQKVENDLPPKTEKIIRVELSDVQLEYYKNILTRNYAALNAGNKAGKTSLLNIMMELKKASNHPFMFPNAEDRILAGSDARDDQLKALITSSGKMMLLDQLLTKMKRDGHRVLIFSQMVKMLDILGDYLQLRGHQFQRLDGTIAAGPRRMAIDHFNAKDSQDFCFLLSTRAGGLGINLMTADTVIIFDSDWNPQADLQAMARAHRIGQKKPVTIYRLVSKDTVEEEVLERARNKLMLEFITIQRGVTDKDARELGDRMAKVGASTSEPTSSDDISRILKRRGQKMFEQTGNQRKLEELDIDAVLENAEEHQTEQPQGMTTDGGEEFLRSFEYTDVKIDLEWDEIIPKHELDKIKEADRKKQEEAYLASVIEDSQPRKRKAPGEDGRDQRAAKKRARDLNANADIDNDSGDDDSDHGSDPKRALGEKECRHLIRAYERFGSIDEKQDEIIKEARLVGRDVDVVRDTLKEIIDTAIRLQKEQADQLAEIERTTNKPITKKERKAVLFDFRGVKRLNAQTLTDRPEEMKMVRDCVDQTPDWRTFRVPEAQKPASYTAEWGAKEDGMLCVGIARHGYGAWIPIRDDPDLGLTEKFYLEEHRVGAKEARSTGGDEVKQAKSPGAVHLVRRANYLISVLKDKLSNGTNQAAKRALENHHRNNRKHLGQGRISTPGHAGSPGPSGHRKSHAGDSRMHQSDIRNSLKHGSPNGHLRRDDRKPRYSEERRTGHHRNHSSPMNGASRTMSEADQRVRKIMEPIQSTLIKVSGATKKKMPEDDARLKMIKMGLVAIGNHITTQVQNNGQASFEDKLWDYVSEHHWPQSKSSDKRVSGHKLRDMYKKISGKDNAAAASKTSPTKPRPAATEAGASKPASNGTTPAVKTEAVKVEPTTAELPKEESVKDEVPVKAIETKSANERPSKLEDVKTELKPIEPPVEEKAFAQESAPKDEAQNGETKPEVKPEALPEVAAR